Proteins found in one Mycteria americana isolate JAX WOST 10 ecotype Jacksonville Zoo and Gardens chromosome 8, USCA_MyAme_1.0, whole genome shotgun sequence genomic segment:
- the LOC142414016 gene encoding uncharacterized protein LOC142414016 codes for MKEPAAAAEEEVLRDYLAYYAARGAEGELAVCDEASLKTRARRLLGPRRRGVLDVCSVAERCRRARGERGDSVLRGLLKALEVLELLCVNLLLSPWRKEIRSLKTFTGNFVYYIQSVLPDDIVKTVLEKIGYIATTATEFSLVKKRNNEETKQTAFEIFLARIECETILEMTNEEKHGNLEKTLQKRTQMHRHHGDKDKEDQIPQREDTENLENKENSEASLCLATQQKSSTNSDISFEAARNLKIKDDMPQLAVTQSTNRLQEHQRQVINTVHFPGKCSDSEDFLIKYSDIVIRQTPIFPENLSPKAFEKKPRASLSEECVLAVTAESTANEIRPVPLSPGASGPPAFAIFADSSCDSKNTLEYKAQEVPEESIEAEINDAINCIDPDPADEPNELKSLPYKDIASVQNCSVPREEEVCELSLTFTKLQIKDTQEDLMYPVEETGQPESVSYASTSDRHVREFSHSKIKHTYLTNTQMQNRAAAHTEPSSDLCCTPGNVEDSTIGSDSKRLLMDTANAHTASECFRHIREPPNLTYIPPQSIDVRSSHIRRTSTQGRRNLLQPEHDSPESSEVKLENYNSKVNEIQEPYVIIDKTDQGMLCHHT; via the exons ATGaaggagccggcggcggcggccgaggagGAGGTGTTGCGGGACTACCTGGCCTACTACGCGGCCCGAGGGGCGGAGGGGGAGCTGGCGGTGTGCGACGAGGCCTCCCTCAAGACGAGGGCGCGACGGCTGCTGGGTCCGCGGCGGCGCGGCGTCCTGGACGTGTGCAGCGTGGCGGAGCGGTGCCGGCGGGCCCGCGGCGAACGGGGCGACAGCGTCCTCCGCGGCCTGCTCAAGGcgctggaggtgctggagctgctctgcgTCAACTTGCTCCTCTCCCCATGGCGGAAGGAGATCAGGTCGCTGAAG ACATTCACCGGTAATTTTGTCTACTATATTCAATCTGTGCTCCCAGATGACATTGTAAAAACAGTACTGGAGAAAATAGGTTACattgcaacaacagcaacagagtTTTCACTTGtcaaaaagagaaacaatgaagaaacaaAGCAGACTGCATTTGAAATATTCCTGGCAAGAATTGAGTGTGAAACCATCCTCGAAatgacaaatgaagaaaaacatggcAATTTGGAGAAGACGCTACAGAAGAGAACACAAATGCACCGGCATCATGGAGATAAGGACAAAGAAGATCAGATACCCCAGAGAGAAGACACTGAAaatctagaaaataaagaaaacagtgaagcATCTTTGTGCCTTGCTACTCAACAGAAGTCTTCAACTAATAGCGATATATCCTTTGAAGCTGCTAGGAATCTGAAGATCAAAGATGACATGCCTCAGTTAGCAGTTACTCAATCCACTAACAGACTTCAGGAACACCAAAGGCAAGTCATTAACACTGTACATTTTCCGGGCAAATGCTCAGACAGCGAGGACTTCTTGATCAAATATAGTGACATTGTCATAAGACAAACACCTATTTTCCCTGAGAATCTATctccaaaagcttttgaaaaaaagccAAGAGCCAGTCTAAGTGAAGAATGTGTTTTGGCAGTCACTGCAGAGTCAACTGCAAATGAGATCAGGCCTGTGCCACTCTCACCAGGAGCAAGCGGTCCGCCAGCCTTTGCAATATTTGCTGACAGCTCTTGTGACAGCAAAAACACTTTGGAGTACAAAGCTCAAGAAGTCCCCGAAGAATCAATTGAAGCAGAAATTAATGATGCCATAAATTGCATAGACCCAGACCCTGCAGATGAACCCAATGAGCTGAAGTCTCTGCCGTACAAGGACATTGCATCTGTCCAAAACTGCAGTGTCCCTAGGGAAGAGGAAGTTTGTGAGCTGTCTTTAACCTTCACAAAGCTACAGATCAAGGACACTCAGGAAGACCTTATGTATCCAGTAGAGGAAACTGGCCAACCTGAGTCAGTATCATATGCAAGTACAAGTGACAGGCATGTAAGAGAATTCAGTCActccaaaataaaacatacatatcTGACTAATACtcagatgcagaacagagcagccGCACATACTGAGCCATCTTCAGATCTATGCTGTACTCCTGGGAACGTGGAGGATTCCACTATTGGTTCTGATAGCAAGAGACTATTAATGGATACTGCTAATGCACATACAGCTTCTGAGTGCTTCAGACACATTAGAGAGCCCCCTAACCTCACCTACATTCCACCACAAAGTATTGATGTTCGGTCTTCACACATAAGAAGGACCAGCACACAGGGCAGAAGGAACCTCTTGCAGCCTGAACATGACTCTCCCGAATCCAGTGAAGTAAAGCTGGAGAACTATAAttcaaaagtaaatgaaatccAGGAGCCTTATGTCATTATTGACAAAACCGACCAAGGAATGTTATGCCATCACACTTGA